gtTGGGACACATTTATTCCACACCATTTGTCAATTTACCAAACACTGCCAGGGAAGGTACCATTTTGATAACcacaacagagacataaaaTGATTGTTCTGGAGTGACTTTACACAACAGTAACAGTACTCTAAACTCGCTATACAAGGAGCTACCCCAGCCATTAACTTAGCTTACAATTCCGGTTCACGACACCAGTGAAAACGATGTCAACCTGCTGTTGCCTCATCAGCAACATTTCAAGCTAACTGTGGAGGGAGTTTACGTTCTAAGCGGGCACACGACATAATTCTGACGTCGTATACTGGCAACACACCTACACCCGACGTTTTACAGCGGCCACAGACCTCTTTCTGCATGATTCTTTCCATTTTTACCTTTATTTGAAGTGCTTCCTCAccgtacatatttttttctccagttaAATGTGGTGTTGCTAGGCTATCTAGCTGGTTAGATTGCTGGCTAAGGTCAtcgcatttttttttttatatataatctATGCATGTTATTTCCCAGATGTGGGTTTCCTTGAAACTCAAAACACGCTATTGCAGCTGTTAGAGAGGTTGTGACCTATACGTTGAAAGCCCATAGTCATGTTGTTAAAATGCTTATCTAGCACGCTAATCGGATGGCCGCGGATTTCTAACAGGTATTTACTTTTAAATTGGACAAAAATTTAAATGACAGTGGAATGCAAACAATTTGGTTTGCATTTAAAGCTCGAAGAAAGCTATTATCTGAGTTACATTGTATAGATTAGCTAGTAGGGTTGTCTTTAAGATACCAGATACCTTgttgaaacttttttttgtgtgatgtAAGCAGTTTTCGTAATTTTGACTTTTAAAGTGATGTAGGCCTATAACTTTGCATTGGGACTTCTGATGTGTAGGCTATACTCGTGCAAATCAATTGCTGGGTTCATTTTAAATACTACAGTACCTTCTCTATAAATTAGGTGAaaggattatttaaaaaaatatatatgttttttaaaagaaGCACCTCTGTTACATACAGCTCTATAGAAACATATACCTTGCAACTGCAAGGTAAATATGAACGTATACAATCATTGTACAGTTAGCGTCCTGGTTCGACATAGGAAGTGGAATATTTCTACCTGCGTGTTTTCCCCTTCACGGAAGGCATGGGCTACTTTATGTCGTAGAAATGTTCCTAAATCGCGGCCTTTCTTTGTTTCGTCCAGTGGCCATTCTTCGCAGAGTTTTAAGAACCGACGGTACCGTGTTGCAGACATGTTCTGTTATGGAACGCTCACAACTACTAATAAAGATGTTAAATAATGACCTTAGTGTGTCCGTAGTTGAATACGGTTTGAACCTCTTGGTTTCCCGTACTTGTGTAACACCTGAATCCCTCCCCTAAGTCTCAATATTAGCACTAGCCATTTAAGTAGCACCATCCCCATAATATTTTAGCTAACATGAGTGGATCTGGGAAAAAGGCTGTCGGAGCACCGGCTGGTGGTGTTGTGGAATGGATAAGTACAGCTTGTCGATTTGCTACAGATAGGAATGATTTCCGAAGGTATGTtacacatttgtatttcttATGCAACGTAGCTAGGTATCCCTGTAATTAACTgttctgtagctagctagctaaacatgCGCATGCTTTGCCCTTGGATCAGCGTAGTTATTGGTAATTGCTCTGTAATCAATTTAATAGAAAATCTGCTACACTCAT
This sequence is a window from Esox lucius isolate fEsoLuc1 chromosome 17, fEsoLuc1.pri, whole genome shotgun sequence. Protein-coding genes within it:
- the tomm6 gene encoding mitochondrial import receptor subunit TOM6 homolog; protein product: MSGSGKKAVGAPAGGVVEWISTACRFATDRNDFRRNLLVNLGLFAAGVWVARNLSDFDLMSPQPIT